A region from the bacterium genome encodes:
- a CDS encoding IS1634 family transposase has product MYIRQITRKNKDGSKVTYVQLAHNERDPEKGCAVAKILYNFGRIDELDVDQLKRLTRSISRFLSPEDALETKAALELGANNLKFKSCRSYGGIYLLAALWQQLQLEKILEKELKQSKYQIPVSKAVFAMVANRCLAPSSKLAITEWIERDVHIPGLEAVDVQVLYRAMDYLLERQEELEKEIFWSVSTLLNLEVDLLFFDTTSTYFETESQTDLKKRGYSKDKRADLPQVVIGLAVNRDGIPVKHWVFPGNTADMSTIEQVKKDLVGWQLGRCIFVHDAGMTSEDNLQYLQRAGGHYIVGRKLKSGEPAAEAALAHKGPYTAIKENLSAREVSLGGDGEKRKRLVLVRNSEEEKKQLLVRQQIVAAIERKLEEINSRKGQAHTKATCALKSHAVYGKYVKELQDGRLKLDKGKVADESRYDGKFLIETSDDTLSLEDIVLGYKQLNDVEQAFRTLKTTLELRPNYHSKDERIRCHIFLCFLALVLARIAELKTGVSWSSVRQEMSRLQMGQFTVDQKTVSQLTELTQQQKFILKQLAIKEPVAILDIQ; this is encoded by the coding sequence ATGTATATACGACAAATCACCCGCAAAAACAAAGACGGATCCAAAGTCACTTACGTCCAGCTGGCGCACAATGAACGTGATCCGGAAAAGGGTTGCGCAGTCGCCAAAATCCTCTATAATTTTGGACGTATCGATGAGCTGGACGTCGATCAGCTCAAGCGCTTGACCCGGAGTATTTCGCGATTTCTGTCGCCCGAAGATGCCCTGGAAACCAAAGCAGCCCTCGAGCTGGGCGCTAACAATCTGAAATTCAAGTCCTGCCGCAGCTATGGTGGCATCTATCTGTTGGCTGCCCTCTGGCAACAGCTGCAGCTTGAGAAGATCCTGGAAAAGGAGCTCAAACAAAGCAAGTACCAGATACCGGTCAGCAAGGCGGTGTTTGCCATGGTGGCCAACCGCTGTCTGGCCCCCTCCAGCAAACTAGCCATCACCGAGTGGATCGAGCGCGATGTCCACATCCCTGGTCTGGAAGCGGTTGATGTCCAGGTTCTCTACCGGGCTATGGATTATCTTCTCGAGCGGCAGGAAGAGCTGGAAAAAGAGATCTTCTGGTCGGTCTCCACACTGTTGAATCTGGAAGTCGACCTGCTGTTCTTTGATACCACCTCGACCTACTTTGAGACTGAAAGCCAAACCGATCTTAAAAAGCGCGGCTACTCCAAAGACAAACGCGCCGATCTGCCGCAAGTGGTGATCGGTCTGGCGGTCAATCGGGATGGCATCCCGGTCAAGCACTGGGTATTCCCCGGTAATACCGCCGATATGAGCACCATCGAGCAGGTCAAGAAGGACCTGGTGGGCTGGCAACTGGGCCGCTGCATCTTTGTCCACGATGCCGGGATGACCTCCGAGGACAATCTGCAGTATCTGCAACGAGCCGGTGGGCACTACATCGTCGGCCGCAAGCTGAAAAGCGGCGAGCCGGCTGCCGAGGCCGCCCTGGCCCATAAGGGGCCATATACCGCAATCAAAGAAAATCTCTCCGCCCGCGAAGTCTCTTTGGGAGGCGATGGCGAGAAACGCAAAAGACTGGTCCTGGTGCGCAACAGCGAAGAAGAGAAAAAACAGTTGCTCGTTCGCCAGCAGATCGTTGCGGCCATTGAAAGGAAGCTGGAAGAGATCAACAGCCGCAAAGGCCAGGCGCATACCAAAGCCACCTGTGCGCTCAAGTCACACGCGGTCTATGGCAAATATGTAAAAGAACTTCAGGATGGCCGGCTCAAACTCGACAAAGGCAAGGTGGCCGATGAGAGCCGTTATGATGGCAAATTCCTGATCGAAACCAGTGACGACACCTTGTCACTGGAAGATATTGTCCTGGGGTACAAACAACTCAACGATGTGGAGCAGGCATTTCGGACCCTGAAAACGACCCTGGAATTACGGCCCAACTACCACAGCAAAGACGAACGGATCCGCTGCCATATCTTTCTTTGCTTTCTGGCGCTGGTCCTGGCCCGGATAGCCGAGCTGAAAACCGGAGTCTCCTGGAGCTCAGTCCGCCAGGAGATGAGCCGGTTGCAGATGGGTCAATTCACTGTCGATCAGAAGACAGTATCGCAATTGACCGAGCTTACCCAGCAGCAGAAATTCATCCTCAAGCAGCTTGCCATCAAGGAACCGGTTGCTATTTTAGACATACAGTAG
- a CDS encoding 3'-5' exonuclease, with protein MCQDELRKFEKADFNKKYNDVTWKNNEHISEIWREYYQCENNNQDAKVLFDIHKSLLARGIYPSEYLYQEFDYIRSAFPPHLRKAYISMRRRGRAINFDEKYRTKILEGLACWEDKMNFVGIVDYIGLATALYQHLDDIKPKYRCILIDEVQDFGKIELEIIRQLVEPGENDLFLCGDHAQQVYTKYHNPIEAGISISGRSNIIRKNYRNSREILQAAYNLFYNNLGMDMVDDELLDGVLDPEYANFSSPLPLILFSPTLPEEFAFCFNYINYMIEGSNEKTCIALCGYSLLEVKKIGEEINLPVLDGSISIDDGNIFLSDLEQTKGFEFDRICIINCTAGTIPKSGTPPEEYYRELCKLYVTMTRAKRELIISYSSKISPFFGENNQDFQYSRWDAHEKNNRINEFELPMPSGQIFYRKSLLDKTGEKFLYCREALGIPTEVQNKMLERITGVNKMQGRKILEWASIRKALADKTNRLYLVQAFGQKTFQDFETFFNRF; from the coding sequence TTGTGTCAGGATGAACTGCGAAAATTCGAAAAAGCTGATTTTAATAAAAAATACAACGATGTTACCTGGAAAAATAATGAACACATCTCCGAGATATGGAGAGAATATTATCAGTGCGAAAACAATAATCAAGATGCGAAAGTACTCTTCGATATACATAAATCATTGCTAGCCAGAGGGATCTATCCATCCGAATATTTATATCAGGAATTCGATTATATTCGAAGTGCTTTTCCACCGCATCTCAGAAAGGCATACATTTCAATGAGACGACGTGGAAGAGCAATAAATTTTGATGAGAAGTATAGAACAAAAATACTTGAGGGCTTGGCTTGTTGGGAAGATAAAATGAACTTTGTCGGAATCGTCGATTATATCGGTCTCGCTACAGCCTTATATCAACATCTCGATGATATTAAACCTAAGTATCGTTGCATCCTGATCGATGAGGTGCAAGATTTTGGAAAAATCGAGCTGGAAATCATCCGACAACTGGTCGAACCAGGAGAAAACGATTTATTCCTGTGTGGTGATCATGCCCAGCAAGTGTACACAAAATATCATAATCCGATTGAGGCAGGTATATCCATCTCAGGTAGGTCCAACATCATTCGCAAAAATTATCGGAACAGTCGCGAAATTCTTCAAGCGGCTTATAATTTATTTTACAATAATTTAGGGATGGATATGGTTGATGATGAACTCCTGGATGGAGTACTGGATCCTGAATATGCCAATTTTTCATCCCCATTACCTTTAATCCTATTTTCACCGACACTTCCAGAAGAATTCGCCTTTTGCTTTAACTACATCAATTATATGATAGAGGGTTCGAACGAAAAAACGTGCATCGCACTTTGTGGATACAGTCTGCTGGAGGTTAAAAAAATAGGAGAAGAAATCAACTTGCCCGTTTTAGATGGATCAATTAGTATTGATGATGGGAATATCTTTTTGTCAGATCTGGAACAAACGAAGGGATTTGAGTTTGATCGCATTTGCATTATCAATTGCACTGCTGGGACTATTCCAAAATCAGGAACCCCGCCCGAAGAATACTACCGTGAACTATGCAAACTATATGTTACCATGACTCGGGCAAAAAGGGAACTCATAATTTCTTACTCCTCCAAAATTTCACCGTTCTTTGGAGAGAACAATCAGGATTTTCAATATTCACGTTGGGATGCTCATGAAAAAAATAATCGTATAAATGAATTCGAATTACCGATGCCATCAGGTCAAATCTTCTATAGAAAGTCACTGCTTGATAAAACCGGTGAAAAGTTTCTCTATTGCCGTGAAGCTCTTGGTATTCCAACTGAAGTACAAAATAAAATGTTGGAAAGAATAACTGGAGTGAATAAGATGCAGGGGAGAAAAATCTTGGAGTGGGCCTCGATCCGTAAAGCGCTTGCTGACAAAACGAACAGACTCTACCTGGTGCAGGCCTTTGGTCAGAAAACATTTCAGGATTTTGAGACCTTTTTTAACAGGTTTTAA
- a CDS encoding DUF1788 domain-containing protein — translation MGRIENLVAKYKNHIATPWQKNLAGDQKTIFVVYPPAEERRLRAKLQLFEIATVRTGHKWRSFDFTHTFAEWMTRVEYKEIYFEEPDSISMKLHSDFLRYAADQLAASLTADEVDENTVVAVHGVASLYGLAKVSLVLKEVVREIRGRLVLFFPGEYENNNYRLLDARDNWNYLAVPITFQDEMDA, via the coding sequence ATGGGACGCATTGAAAATCTCGTCGCCAAATATAAAAATCATATCGCCACACCCTGGCAGAAAAATCTTGCCGGCGACCAGAAAACCATCTTTGTCGTCTATCCTCCGGCCGAGGAACGCCGCCTCCGCGCCAAGTTGCAGCTTTTCGAGATCGCCACGGTGCGCACCGGCCACAAATGGAGATCCTTTGATTTCACCCACACCTTTGCCGAATGGATGACCCGTGTCGAATACAAGGAGATCTATTTCGAGGAGCCGGATTCGATTTCCATGAAGCTGCACAGCGACTTTCTGCGCTACGCGGCCGATCAACTTGCCGCCAGCCTCACCGCCGACGAGGTCGATGAGAACACTGTCGTCGCCGTCCATGGCGTGGCCAGCCTCTACGGCCTGGCCAAGGTCTCCCTGGTGCTGAAAGAGGTGGTGCGGGAGATCCGCGGCCGGCTGGTGCTCTTTTTCCCAGGCGAATATGAGAACAACAATTATCGCCTGCTGGACGCGCGCGATAACTGGAATTACCTGGCTGTGCCAATCACCTTTCAGGATGAGATGGACGCCTGA
- the brxC gene encoding BREX system P-loop protein BrxC: MKNRELFVRDPLAVKLLNDGVAAVNEGRTEKEEATLRFELEHFVCEGQYRSGMIRILESCLSHADATVQPAAWVSGFFGSGKSHLLKMLRHLWVNTTFTADGATARGLAHLPVEVTDLLKELDTLSRRAGGLHAAAGTLPSGGGESVRLAILGILFRSMGLPTSYPQARFWLWLKKNNIFEQISAEVEKSGKSLLTELDDLYVSPVIAKALEKVYPDFAPSAREVRSILKNQFPVVQDISTADFIQTIRQVLPRNGQLPLTVLVLDEVQLFIGDSTQRSTEVQEVAEALCKQLDSRLLLIGSGQTALAGSVPLLQRLRDRFTIAVELSDTDVETVTRRVVLAKKADKRKTVEQLYTTHAGEIDRHLIGTRIGPKSEDRTTIVDDYPLLPVRRRFWESVLRAVDIPGTASQLRTQLRVVYDAVREIGDKPVGTVTPADFIFDEQRANMLQSGVLLREIDETIQGLDDGSADGRLAKRLCSLIFLIRKLPREQVADIGVRATPEMLADLLIEDLGGDGAALRQRIPVILDRLTEQGKLIRLDDEYSLQTRESAEWDREFRNRQTRIAGDLTWLSQKRTTLLGEACDKLLSAQKLLHGKSRYPRKLLIHYGPERPSAQGHEIPVWIRDGWGESEKSVVDDSRADGADSPIIYVYIPKASADDLKKALIDHEAAQRTLEFKGTPSTEEGRDARDAMATRLSAAADGRRRMVEEVVNNARVFQGGGNERLELDLVEKVRHAAEASMDRLFPRFHAADDARWPTVITRAKNGDEAALQAIGWHDAAQKHPVCAAILDCIGAGKSGREIRGEFEDAPCGWPRDAIDAALMVLHTGGHLRANYKGELLAIGHLDQNRIPMADFRVESATLSAQERIRLRGLYQLAGIHCKSGEEGAKAADFLLHLSDLAQRSGGEPPLPERPSRAHIESIRTMAGNEQLQAILARSAELQNNLSAWSSLADLAEQRMTAWLGVQRLIAHGSDLDLREIEGQLEAIRTERRLLEPQNPLQTLRQQLLDRLRKALREQHEAYRVQHDELLRQLAQNAEWQKLTPEQQKQILRDNGLADIPDIETGDETGLLKSLDAISLSSWKTRIQALPQQFSAALLAAARLLQPKTRTIRLASSTLATPEDVKRWLDETEQELMQQIRQGPILIS, encoded by the coding sequence ATGAAGAACAGGGAGCTTTTCGTACGGGATCCTCTTGCAGTCAAGCTGCTGAACGACGGCGTGGCGGCGGTCAACGAAGGCCGTACCGAAAAGGAGGAGGCAACCCTTCGTTTTGAGCTGGAACATTTCGTCTGCGAAGGACAATATCGAAGCGGAATGATCCGCATCCTGGAATCCTGCCTCAGCCATGCGGATGCCACAGTGCAGCCCGCCGCCTGGGTGAGCGGATTTTTCGGCAGCGGCAAGTCGCATTTGCTGAAAATGCTGCGCCACCTCTGGGTCAACACGACTTTTACAGCGGACGGCGCCACGGCGCGCGGACTGGCGCACCTGCCGGTCGAGGTCACCGATCTGCTCAAAGAATTGGACACGCTCAGCCGTCGTGCTGGCGGCCTTCACGCCGCGGCCGGCACGCTCCCCTCCGGCGGCGGTGAAAGCGTCCGCCTCGCCATCCTCGGCATCCTCTTTCGCTCCATGGGACTGCCGACCTCCTACCCCCAGGCCCGTTTCTGGCTCTGGCTTAAAAAGAACAACATTTTTGAGCAGATCTCCGCGGAAGTGGAAAAATCCGGCAAGAGCCTGCTGACCGAGCTGGATGATCTCTACGTCAGCCCGGTCATCGCCAAAGCGCTGGAAAAGGTCTATCCCGATTTCGCGCCCAGCGCGCGCGAGGTACGTTCCATCCTCAAGAACCAGTTCCCGGTCGTCCAGGATATCTCCACCGCCGATTTCATCCAGACTATCCGCCAGGTGCTGCCCCGCAACGGCCAGCTCCCCCTGACCGTTCTGGTGCTGGACGAGGTGCAGCTCTTCATCGGCGACAGCACCCAGCGCTCCACCGAAGTGCAGGAGGTGGCCGAAGCGCTGTGCAAGCAGCTCGACAGCCGGCTGCTGCTGATCGGCTCCGGCCAGACCGCCCTGGCCGGCAGCGTGCCCCTGCTGCAGCGCCTCCGCGACCGCTTTACCATCGCCGTCGAACTCTCCGATACCGATGTCGAAACCGTGACCCGCCGCGTCGTGTTGGCGAAAAAAGCCGACAAGCGCAAGACGGTCGAGCAGCTCTACACCACCCATGCCGGCGAGATCGATCGTCATCTGATCGGCACCCGTATCGGCCCGAAAAGCGAAGACCGCACCACCATCGTGGACGACTATCCCTTGCTGCCGGTGCGCCGCCGTTTCTGGGAGAGCGTGCTCCGCGCCGTGGATATCCCCGGCACCGCCAGCCAGTTGCGCACCCAGCTCCGCGTGGTCTACGACGCGGTGCGCGAAATCGGCGACAAGCCGGTGGGTACGGTCACGCCGGCGGATTTTATTTTCGACGAACAGCGCGCCAACATGCTCCAGTCCGGTGTGCTGCTGCGCGAGATCGATGAGACCATTCAGGGACTGGATGACGGCAGTGCGGACGGCCGCCTGGCCAAACGCCTCTGCAGTCTGATCTTTCTCATCCGCAAGCTGCCGCGCGAGCAGGTCGCCGATATCGGTGTGCGCGCCACTCCCGAGATGCTCGCCGATCTGCTCATCGAAGATCTGGGCGGCGACGGCGCCGCCCTACGCCAGCGCATTCCCGTGATTCTGGATAGACTGACCGAACAGGGCAAGCTGATCAGGCTGGACGACGAATACAGCCTGCAGACGCGCGAGAGCGCTGAATGGGACCGCGAGTTCCGCAACCGCCAGACCCGCATAGCCGGCGACCTCACCTGGCTTTCACAAAAACGTACCACGCTGCTTGGCGAAGCTTGCGACAAGCTGCTCAGCGCGCAAAAGCTGCTGCACGGCAAGAGCCGATACCCGCGCAAGCTGCTGATCCACTATGGCCCCGAACGGCCCTCGGCGCAGGGCCATGAAATTCCGGTGTGGATCCGCGACGGCTGGGGCGAAAGCGAAAAGAGTGTCGTCGACGACAGCCGCGCCGACGGCGCCGACAGTCCGATCATCTATGTCTACATTCCCAAGGCCTCGGCCGATGATCTGAAAAAGGCGCTGATCGACCATGAGGCGGCGCAGCGTACCCTCGAATTCAAGGGCACGCCCAGCACCGAGGAGGGCCGTGATGCGCGCGACGCCATGGCCACGCGCCTCTCCGCCGCGGCGGATGGCCGCAGACGCATGGTCGAGGAGGTCGTCAACAACGCCAGGGTCTTTCAGGGCGGCGGCAACGAGCGCCTCGAACTCGATCTGGTCGAAAAAGTGCGCCACGCCGCCGAAGCCTCTATGGACCGCCTCTTCCCCCGCTTCCACGCGGCCGACGATGCGCGCTGGCCCACAGTGATCACCCGGGCGAAGAACGGCGACGAGGCGGCGCTGCAAGCCATCGGCTGGCATGACGCAGCGCAAAAGCATCCGGTCTGCGCCGCCATCCTCGACTGCATCGGCGCCGGTAAGTCGGGACGCGAGATCCGAGGAGAATTCGAGGATGCGCCCTGCGGCTGGCCGCGCGACGCCATCGATGCGGCGCTGATGGTCCTGCACACCGGCGGCCATCTCCGCGCCAATTACAAGGGGGAATTGCTTGCCATCGGACATCTGGATCAGAATCGCATCCCCATGGCTGATTTTCGCGTCGAAAGCGCCACGTTGAGCGCGCAGGAACGCATCAGACTGCGCGGTCTCTATCAGCTTGCCGGCATCCACTGCAAATCCGGTGAGGAGGGCGCCAAGGCAGCCGATTTTCTGCTCCATCTCTCCGATCTGGCGCAGCGCAGCGGGGGCGAACCGCCCCTGCCGGAACGGCCGTCGCGCGCTCATATCGAATCCATCCGCACCATGGCGGGCAATGAGCAGCTCCAGGCCATTCTGGCCCGGTCCGCTGAACTGCAAAACAACCTCAGCGCATGGTCCAGCCTGGCCGATCTGGCGGAACAGCGCATGACAGCCTGGCTCGGCGTGCAGCGCCTCATCGCCCATGGCAGCGATCTCGACCTGCGCGAGATCGAGGGACAGCTCGAGGCGATCCGCACAGAACGCCGCCTGCTGGAGCCGCAGAATCCGCTGCAGACGCTGCGCCAGCAGCTTCTCGATCGGCTGCGCAAGGCGCTCAGGGAACAGCACGAGGCGTACCGGGTGCAGCACGACGAACTTTTACGGCAGCTCGCGCAAAATGCAGAGTGGCAAAAACTGACGCCGGAGCAGCAAAAGCAGATTCTGCGCGACAACGGACTGGCCGATATCCCCGATATCGAAACCGGCGACGAAACCGGGTTGTTGAAGAGCCTCGATGCCATCTCCCTGTCGAGCTGGAAGACGCGCATTCAGGCGCTGCCGCAGCAATTTTCCGCCGCCCTGCTGGCGGCCGCCCGGCTTTTGCAGCCTAAAACCCGCACTATCCGGCTGGCCAGCTCGACCCTGGCCACGCCTGAGGATGTGAAGCGCTGGCTGGACGAGACCGAGCAGGAGTTGATGCAGCAGATCCGACAAGGACCGATATTGATCTCCTGA